One segment of Ricinus communis isolate WT05 ecotype wild-type chromosome 8, ASM1957865v1, whole genome shotgun sequence DNA contains the following:
- the LOC8283688 gene encoding probable aquaporin PIP2-8 has product MAKDVGEETQTSHGKDYVDPPPAPLVDMAELKLWSFYRALIAEFIATLLFLYITVATVIGYKKQTDPCGGVGILGIAWAFGGMIFILVYCTAGISGGHINPAVTFGLFLARKVSLIRAVAYMVAQCLGAICGVGLVKAFMKNPYNRLGGGANSVASGYSNGTALGAEIIGTFVLVYTVFSATDPKRSARDSHVPVLAPLPIGFAVFMVHLATIPITGTGINPARSFGAAVIYNNDKVWDDHWIFWVGPFVGALAAAAYHQYVLRAAGIKALGSFRSNPTN; this is encoded by the exons atGGCGAAGGATGTGGGTGAAGAAACACAAACTAGCCATGGAAAGGATTATGTGGATCCACCACCAGCACCACTTGTTGACATGGCTGAACTCAAGCTCTGGTCTTTCTACAGAGCTCTTATAGCTGAGTTCATAGCTACTCTCCTCTTCCTCTACATCACCGTAGCTACTGTAATTGGCTATAAGAAACAAACTGACCCATGTGGTGGAGTTGGTATCTTGGGTATTGCATGGGCCTTTGGTGGCATGATCTTTATCCTTGTCTACTGCACTGCTGGTATCTCTG GTGGTCATATTAATCCTGCTGTTACTTTTGGGCTGTTCTTGGCCAGGAAGGTGTCACTGATTAGGGCTGTAGCTTACATGGTGGCTCAGTGCTTGGGTGCAATCTGTGGTGTTGGTTTGGTTAAGGCTTTTATGAAGAATCCTTACAACCGTCTAGGTGGTGGTGCTAACTCTGTGGCTTCTGGCTACAGCAACGGCACAGCTTTGGGGGCTGAGATCATTGGAACTTTTGTTCTTGTTTACACTGTTTTCTCTGCGACTGACCCTAAGAGAAGTGCACGTGACTCTCACGTTCCT GTTTTGGCTCCACTCCCAATCGGGTTTGCTGTATTTATGGTCCACTTAGCTACAATCCCCATCACTGGTACTGGTATTAACCCAGCCAGGAGCTTTGGAGCTGCTGTCATCTACAACAATGACAAAGTGTGGGATGACCAT TGGATTTTCTGGGTTGGACCTTTTGTTGGAGCACTGGCAGCAGCTGCATACCATCAATACGTACTGAGAGCAGCAGGCATCAAGGCCTTGGGATCTTTCCGTAGCAACCCTACCAACTAA
- the LOC8283689 gene encoding pre-mRNA-splicing factor syf2 isoform X2, producing MAEERRVHPDCINASNPYHECVEYCFRKIAEAKVRTGKLEEEILQDKKASGQSTALASEQDEVQHDQRPDFGEDSDDDSNPAVQDNVEDVTKLTGRQKKLFELRLKMNEARKANQTAMVAEKKKMEAPQESRGISKQKWLEERKKKIGKLLDANGLDMTKAYMLDTQEAAEVKYKKWEKGPAPFGWDVFNQKTLYNAYKKRTMNIEVDLEEYNKMKESDPEFYREASSLQYGKAPKISEEKVDRMVKELKDREEKRNSFSRRRKFREEKDIDSINDRNEHFNKKIERAFGKYTLEIKNNLERGTALPD from the exons ATGGCTGAAGAAAGGAGAGTTCATCCAGATTGTATAAATGCATCTAATCCTTACCATGAGTGCGTTGAATATTGCTTTAGAAAAATTGCTGAAGCTAAGGTGCGAACAGGAAAATTAGAAGAAG AAATACTACAAGATAAGAAGGCAAGTGGTCAGTCCACTGCACTTGCTTCTGAGCAAGATGAGGTGCAGCATGATCAAAGACCAGATTTTGGTGAAGATTCAGATGATGACAGCAATCCTGCAGTCCAGGATAACGTGGAAGATGTAACAAAACTTACTGGGAGGCAGAAAAAATTGTTTGAGTTGAGACTTAAGATG AATGAGGCAAGAAAAGCCAATCAAACAGCAATGGTagctgaaaagaaaaaaatggaagCCCCACAAGAATCAAGGGGTATTTCTAAACAAAAGTGGCTTGAggagaggaagaaaaaaatcGGTAAACTTTTAGATGCAAATGGTTTGGATATGACAAAGGCATATATGTTGGATACACAAGAGGCAGCTGAGGtgaaatataagaaatggGAAAAGGGTCCTGCTCCATTTGGTTGGGATG TGTTCAATCAGAAGACACTATATAATGCATATAAAAAGCGAACAATGAACATTGAGGTCGACTTAGAAGAATATAACAAAATGAAAGAATCTGATCCTGAGTTCTATCGTGAAGCCTCAAGTCTCCAATATGGGAAG GCACCAAAGATCTCTGAGGAGAAGGTTGACAGGATGGTAAAAGAACTTAAGGATCGGGAAGAGAAGCGCAACTCATTTAGTCGAAGGAGGAAGTTCCGCGAAGAGAAGGATATTGATTCAATCAATGACCGTAATGAACATTTCAACAAGAAGATTGAACGAGCTTTTGGTAAATACACACTGGAGATTAAGAATAATCTTGAGCGAGGAACTGCTTTGCCCGACTAA
- the LOC8283689 gene encoding pre-mRNA-splicing factor syf2 isoform X1, producing the protein MAEERRVHPDCINASNPYHECVEYCFRKIAEAKVRTGKLEEVMQEILQDKKASGQSTALASEQDEVQHDQRPDFGEDSDDDSNPAVQDNVEDVTKLTGRQKKLFELRLKMNEARKANQTAMVAEKKKMEAPQESRGISKQKWLEERKKKIGKLLDANGLDMTKAYMLDTQEAAEVKYKKWEKGPAPFGWDVFNQKTLYNAYKKRTMNIEVDLEEYNKMKESDPEFYREASSLQYGKAPKISEEKVDRMVKELKDREEKRNSFSRRRKFREEKDIDSINDRNEHFNKKIERAFGKYTLEIKNNLERGTALPD; encoded by the exons ATGGCTGAAGAAAGGAGAGTTCATCCAGATTGTATAAATGCATCTAATCCTTACCATGAGTGCGTTGAATATTGCTTTAGAAAAATTGCTGAAGCTAAGGTGCGAACAGGAAAATTAGAAGAAG TCATGCAAGAAATACTACAAGATAAGAAGGCAAGTGGTCAGTCCACTGCACTTGCTTCTGAGCAAGATGAGGTGCAGCATGATCAAAGACCAGATTTTGGTGAAGATTCAGATGATGACAGCAATCCTGCAGTCCAGGATAACGTGGAAGATGTAACAAAACTTACTGGGAGGCAGAAAAAATTGTTTGAGTTGAGACTTAAGATG AATGAGGCAAGAAAAGCCAATCAAACAGCAATGGTagctgaaaagaaaaaaatggaagCCCCACAAGAATCAAGGGGTATTTCTAAACAAAAGTGGCTTGAggagaggaagaaaaaaatcGGTAAACTTTTAGATGCAAATGGTTTGGATATGACAAAGGCATATATGTTGGATACACAAGAGGCAGCTGAGGtgaaatataagaaatggGAAAAGGGTCCTGCTCCATTTGGTTGGGATG TGTTCAATCAGAAGACACTATATAATGCATATAAAAAGCGAACAATGAACATTGAGGTCGACTTAGAAGAATATAACAAAATGAAAGAATCTGATCCTGAGTTCTATCGTGAAGCCTCAAGTCTCCAATATGGGAAG GCACCAAAGATCTCTGAGGAGAAGGTTGACAGGATGGTAAAAGAACTTAAGGATCGGGAAGAGAAGCGCAACTCATTTAGTCGAAGGAGGAAGTTCCGCGAAGAGAAGGATATTGATTCAATCAATGACCGTAATGAACATTTCAACAAGAAGATTGAACGAGCTTTTGGTAAATACACACTGGAGATTAAGAATAATCTTGAGCGAGGAACTGCTTTGCCCGACTAA